In Haematobia irritans isolate KBUSLIRL chromosome 1, ASM5000362v1, whole genome shotgun sequence, a genomic segment contains:
- the Mdh2 gene encoding malate dehydrogenase 2, which translates to MLKQATKQLAIQSMRSFSTTRQNNYKVTVCGASGGIGQPLSLLLKQNPLVSSLSLYDIVHTPGVAADLSHIDTKSTTHGFIGADQLAAALKGADVVVIPAGVPRKPGMTRDDLFNVNAGIIKDIASTIATQCPKAMVAIITNPVNTCVPIAAEILKKAGVYDPKRLFGVSTLDVVRARAFIGEALNVDPQQVNIPVIGGHSGVTIMPILSQCQPAFKGSQDTIDKLTKRIQEAGTEVVKAKAGAGSATLSMAYAGARFAGSLLKGLDGQKNVVECSYVQSNITEATFFATPLVLGKNGIQENLGLPKLNDYEKKLLEAAIPELKKNIQKGVDFANA; encoded by the exons atgttgaagcaAGCTACCAAACAATTGGCCATCCAATCCATGAGGAGTTTCTCCACCACCAGACAG AACAATTATAAGGTTACTGTTTGTGGAGCCTCCGGTGGCATTGGCCAGCCATTGTCTTTGCTATTGAAGCAAAATCCATTGGTCTCATCATTGTCTCTTTATGACATTGTTCACACACCAGGTGTTGCCGCTGATTTGTCTCACATTGATACTAAGAGTACCACTCATGGTTTCATCGGTGCTGACCAATTAGCTGCTGCCTTGAAAG GTGCCGATGTCGTTGTCATTCCCGCTGGTGTTCCACGCAAACCTGGTATGACCCGTGATGATCTTTTTAATGTCAACGCTGGTATTATCAAGGACATTGCTTCAACCATTGCCACACAATGCCCCAAGGCCATGGTGGCTATCATTACTAACCCAGTCAACACTTGTGTTCCCATTGCCGCCGAAATCTTGAAGAAG GCTGGTGTCTACGATCCCAAACGTTTGTTTGGTGTTTCCACTTTGGATGTAGTTCGTGCTCGTGCTTTCATTGGTGAAGCCTTGAATGTTGATCCCCAACAAGTCAATATCCCTGTTATTGGTGGACACTCTGGCGTTACTATTATGCCAATTTTGTCCCAATGTCAACCCGCATTCAAGGGCAGTCAAGATACCATCGACAAATTGACCAAGCGTATTCAAGAAGCCGGTACTGAAGTTGTCAAAGCTAAAGCTGGTGCTGGTTCCGCCACTTTGTCTATGGCTTATGCCGGTGCTCGTTTTGCCGGTTCTTTGCTCAAGGGCTTGGATGGCCAAAAGAATGTTGTTGAATGTTCTTATGTTCAATCCAATATTACCGAAGCCACTTTCTTTGCCACCCCATTGGTTTTGGGCAAGAATggcattcaagaaaatttgggaTTGCCCAAATTGAATGACTACGAAAAGAAATTGTTGGAAGCTGCCATTCCTGAGCTTAAGAAGAATATCCAAAAGGGTGTAGATTTCGCCAATGCTTAA
- the 14-3-3epsilon gene encoding tyrosine 3-monooxygenase/tryptophan 5-monooxygenase activation protein epsilon, with protein sequence MSERENNVYKAKLAEQAERYDEMVEAMKKVASMDVELTVEERNLLSVAYKNVIGARRASWRIITSIEQKEENKGAEEKLEMIKTYRGQVEKELRDICSDILNVLEKHLIPCATTGESKVFYYKMKGDYHRYLAEFATGSDRKDAAENSLIAYKAASDIAMNDLPPTHPIRLGLALNFSVFYYEILNSPDRACRLAKAAFDDAIAELDTLSEESYKDSTLIMQLLRDNLTLWTSDMQADGDGEQKEQIQDVEDQDVS encoded by the exons atGTCTGAACGGGAAAATAATGTATACAAGGCTAAATTGGCCGAACAAGCAGAACGCTATGATG AAATGGTTGAGGCTATGAAGAAAGTTGCCTCCATGGATGTTGAATTGACCGTGGAAGAACGTAATCTTCTATCGGTTGCATACAAAAATGTGATTGGCGCTCGTCGTGCCTCATGGCGTATAATTACCTCAATCGAACAAAAGGAGGAGAATAAGGGTGCCGAAGAGAAATTGGAAATGATCAAAACCTATCGTGGTCAAGTTGAAAAGGAGTTGCGCGATATATGCTCTGACATTTTAAATGTTCTCGAGAAACATCTCATTCCATGTGCCACCACAGGCGAAAGCAAAGTATTCTACTACAAAATGAAAGGTGATTACCATCGTTATTTGGCTGAATTCGCCACCGGCTCGGATCGTAAAGATGCGGCTGAAAATTCATTGATTGCCTATAAGGCAGCTAGTGATATTGCTATGAATGATTTGCCACCAACACATCCCATTCGTTTGGGTTTGGCGCTTAATTTCTCG GTATtctattatgaaattttgaactcaCCCGATCGCGCCTGCCGTTTGGCGAAAGCAGCATTCGATGATGCCATTGCAGAACTGGATACATTAAGTGAAGAAAGTTACAAAGATTCCACACTTATTATGCAACTGCTTAGGGATAATCTCACATTATGGACATCGGATATGCAAGCCGATG GTGATGGTGAACAAAAAGAACAAATCCAAGATGTTGAAGATCAGGATGTGTCGTAA